The Streptomyces sp. NBC_01439 genome contains the following window.
GATCCTCGTACCCGGGCACGACCCGGTGGACTACGCGCGGGAGCTGCGGCGCTTCGTGGACGAGCCGGCGCTCGCGGACCGGATGGGCGCGCAGGCGGCGCGCCACGCGCAGTTCTTCGGCTGGGACACGGCGGCGAGCGGCACGGCCGACGTCTACACCGCGGCCATGCATGATCATCGCCGTCGCGTACGCTCCCACCATGGCTGACACCGCCGAGATCATCGAGAGCGCGCTCACCGGCGCGGAGCTGAGCTGGGAGAGCCCCGAGCCGGGGTCCTACGTCGTCCAGCTCCCCGGCACCCGCAAGCTGAGCACCACCTGCTCGCTCAAGGTCGGCCGGCACTCCCTGTCGGTCAATGCCTTCGTGATCCGCCACCCCGACGAGAACGAGGCGGGCGTCCACCGCTGGCTGCTGGAGCGCAACCTCAAGCTGTACGGCATGGCGTACGCGGTGGACCGGCTCGGCGACATCTACCTGACGGCCCGGCTCCCGCTGTCGGTCGTCGACCCGGAGGAACTGGACCGGCTGCTCGGCACGGTCCTGGAAGCGGCGGACGGCTCCTTCAACACGCTGCTGGAGCTGGGCTTCGCGAGCGCGATCCGGCGCGAGTACGAATGGCGGGTCGCGCGCGGCGAGCCGACCTTCAACCTCGACGCGTTCAAGCACCTGACGCGCCCGCAGGGCGAACCGGGCCGACCGGGCGAACCGGCCGACGGTCCCGGCACTCCGATCGGCTGACACGCGGCACCGAACGGTGCGCGAAGGCGTGTCGGCCCCGAAGGCCGGGCCCGGACGCCCGCACCGTGGCGGGATGAGCGGGACCACAGCCGAAGCACTCATGTACGCCTGGTTCGCCCTGGCCCTCCTGTCCACCGGCTACGTCGCCCACGACGCGTTCACCAAGAACCCCGAACTCACGGTGATGAAGTGGGGCTGGGTGCTGGTGACCCTCTACATCGGCCCGGTCGGCGCCGCGCTCTACGTGCTGTCCTGCAAGGAGCCGCGGCCGGGGACCCACGAGCGGTTCGTGGCGCCGCTGTGGAAGCAGGCGCTCGGCTCGACCATCCACTGCGTGGCCGGAGACGCGACCGGCATCATGGTCGCGGCCGTCGTCGCCTCGCTGCTCGGCCTCCCGCCGTGGGCCGACGCCCTGTTCGAGTACGCGGTGGGCTTCGGCTTCGGGCTGCTGGTCTTCCAGGCCCTGTTCATGCGCGACATGCTCGGCGGCAGCTACGTGCGGGCCGTCCGCTCGACGGTGTACGCGGAGTGGCTCTCGATGAACTGCGTGATGGGCGCCATGGTTGCGGTGAACGTGATCGTGCGCAGCCAGGTGCCGGGGGCGCGGGACGCCGGCGACGTGCGCTTCTGGGCGACGTTCTCGCTGGCGGTGCTGGCCGGCCTGGCCTTCGCGTACCCGGTCAACGTGTGGCTGGTCGCCAACCACCTCAAGCACGGGATGGGGACGGTACGGGCGCTGGGGGAGGGTGGCGAGCCGCTCCCGGCCGCCGCCGCCCACGCGGACGCCTCCGGCATGGCCGTGCCGGAGGCGGAGGTGACGGCGGAGCAGAAGACGGCCATGGCGGTGCTGACGGTCCTCTTCCTCGCGGCCGGGGTCCTGCTGGCCGCGATCTTCGGCCACCTGTCCTGACGCGCCCGCCCCGCCCCGCGCCCGCCCCGCGCCCGGGCCGGGCGGGTCAGCTTGCCGGGACGGTGTCCGTGGCCGGCGCGGGGGCCGCGGGGGCCGCGGGGAGCGCTTCGTCCGTCGGGGCGGTGGCGCCGTCGGCCGCTGCCGCCGGGGTCGTCCCCCTGTCGCCCTCGGAGAGGCCCCGCATCAGCAGCCAGTAGCCGGCCGCGGCGACCGTGCCGAGGACGGCGGTGGCCCCCCACAGCCAGTCGGACCCGAACCGGTCGATCAGGAAACCCGCCATCAGCGGCGCGACCAGCGCGGCCACCGCCCAGGACAGGTTGTAGACGCCCTGGTAGCGGCCGCGCCCGTGGACCGGAGAGAGCCGTACGACCAGGCCCATCTGGGTCGGCGAGTTCACGATCTCGGCCAGCGTCCACACGCACACCGTCAGCGCGTACGTCCACAGCGGCCCGGCGAAGGCCGTCAGCGCGAACCCGTACCCGGCCAGCAGCGCCGAGATCACCAGCAGCTTCTGCGGGTCGCGCCGCTCGATGAACGCCGTGACCGGGATCTGCAGTAGCACGATCAGCAGCCCGTTCACGGCGAGGACCAGCCCGAAGTCCCTGGGCGAGAAGCCCGCGGAACCCATTGCGACCGGCAGACCCACCGAGCCCTGCGTGAAGATCAGTGAGATCAGGAACGACAGCCCGACGACGCCCATGAACCGCCCGTCCCGCAGCACGGTCCCGAGACTGATCGCGGGCTCCTCGCCGGCGGCCGACGCGTCCTTCGGCCGGGCGGGCCGGTCCGGCCGCGACTCGGGCAGCTTGACGAAGACCAGCACCGCGCAGACCAGCGTCAGGGCGGCCTCGCCGAGGAAGCCGGCGAGGTAGCTGTACTCCGCGATCAACCCGGCGGTCGTGGCACTGACGGCGAAGCCGAGGTTGAGGGCCCAGTAGTTGAGCGCGAAGGCCCGTACGCGGTCCTCGGGGCGGACGATGTCCGCCATCATCGCCGCGACCGCCGGGCGGGAGGCGTTCGAGGTCATGCCGACCAGCAGGGCCACGGCCGCGATCGCCGCCGGGTGCTCCATGAAACCGAGCAGCGCCACCGAGAAGGCGGTCGAGGCCTGGGCCGCCAGCAGCGTGGGCCGGCGCCCGAGCCGGTCGGTCATCACGCCCGCGACGAGCGAGGAGACGACACCGCCGAGTCCGTGGAGGGCGACCACGAGTCCCGCGAAGGAGGCCGAATAGCCGCGGTCCAGGGTGAGGTACAGGGCCATGAAGGTGACGACGAAGGACCCGAGCCGGTTCACCAGGGTGCTCGCCCAGAGCCACCAGAACGCCCGGGGAAGCCCGGACACGCTCTCCCGGACAACCTGTGCCAAACGGGCAGCGGACATGACGGATCCCCCCGGCGGTGTAAGTATCACTTGTACGGCGTGCACATTACGAGCGGCGGGCGTCCGGGCGCCACTCGATTGACGCGCACCGTCAATCCGGCGGGACCCGGCACCGCGCGCGAGCGTCCCCGGGCGTCCACTAGGCTCGTACGCATGGCCGACGCACCGTACAAGCTGATCCTCCTCCGCCACGGCGAGAGCGACTGGAACGCGAAGAACCTGTTCACCGGCTGGGTGGACGTCAACCTCACCGAGAAGGGCGAGAAGGAGGCGGTCCGGGGCGGTGAGCTGCTCAAGGACGCCGGCCTGCTGCCCGACGTGCTGCACACCTCCCTCCAGAAGCGCGCCATCCGCACGGCGCAGCTCGCGCTGGAGGCCGCCGACCGCCACTGGATTCCGGTGCACCGTTCCTGGCGCCTGAACGAGCGCCACTACGGTGCGCTCCAGGGCAAGGACAAGGCGCAGACCCTCGCCGAGTTCGGCGAGGAGCAGTTCATGCTGTGGCGCCGCTCGTACGACACCCCGCCGCCGGTCCTCGAGGACGGCACGGAGTTCTCGCAGTCCGCGGACCCGCGCTACGCGTCGATCCCGAACGAGCTGCGCCCGCGCACGGAGTGCCTCAAGGACGTTGTCGAGCGCATGCTGCCGTACTGGTACGACGGCATCGTCCCGGACCTGCTGGCCGGCCGCACGGTCCTGGTCGCTGCGCACGGCAACTCCCTGCGCGGTCTGGTCAAGCACCTCGACGGCATCTCCGACGCCGACATCACGGGCCTGAACATCCCGACCGGCATCCCGCTCGTCTACGAACTGGACGCCGACTTCAAGCCCCTGAACCCGGGCGGCACCTACCTCGACCCGGACGCCGCGGCGGCCGCCATCGAGGCCGTCAAGAACCAGGGCAAGAAGAAGTAGGAAAAACGATCATGCCCCTGACCTGCGCAGACGACGTAGATCAGGGGCATTCGTTTGCCCTGGGCCCTCTGTGGGCCCTCAGCGTGGGGGACCGTCCGGCCGCAGAGCCCTGCCGAGAGCCTCGCGAGCGCGATCCCGGCTGCTCGGCATCAGGTGGGCGTAGACCTTCAGGGTGAGCCCGGGATCCGAGTGCCCCAGGTACTCGCTCACGGCCTTGATGCTTTCTCCCACGTCCAGCAGCACGGACGCGTAGAAGTGCCTCAGCGCGTGCATGCCGTGCTCCCGCGCGGAGGCGTGCTCACGGCTCTTAGCTGCGGGGATGACCCCGACCTTGGCGAGCGCGGGCTTCCAGTGGTCCTCGTTCACCGACGTGCGCCACAGGTGCCCGCCCTGCGGGCCGGTGAAGATCAGGCGCTTCGTGACGGGCTGGCCGCCGGCGCGCATCCACGGCAGCGTGATCTCCACGGGCGGGAAGAGCTTCATGTGCGCCTTGAGCGCGTCCGCCACGGGCTCGGGAAGCGGCACGTCGCGTAGCTTGCCGCCCTTCGGCGGAGCGAACACGGGGACGCTCAGGCTCTGCTTGAGCTGGTGGACGACGTGAAGCGTCCCGTTGTCGAAGTCGAGTTCCTCCACGGACAGCCCCAGGATCTCGCCCTGCCGCAGTCCGCAGCCGGCGCCCACATCCACCATGGGTTGGAACCGCTCGACCAGGGCGCCTCGCATGGCGAAGACCCGTTCCGGCTGCCAGGGGACCACGCGTCGCGCGCCCATCTCCGGGAGCGCCACCGTGCGCGAGTTGCAGGGGTTCCGGGGCAGGCAGCCATCCTCGACGGCAGCGCTGAGGACGGCGCGCACATTGGAGAAGATGACGCGGGCGTACGAGCCGGACATGCCGGAGGCTTCGAGCTGCGTCACGAACTCGCGGATGTGGCTCGGCTGGAAGGAGCCCAGCGGACGGTCCCCGATGCGTGGGAAGGCGTGGAGCTTGAGCTGAGACGTCATCGACGCTCGGGTGTTCGGGTCGCCGCTCTGGCTCGCGAGCCACTTTTCCGCGAACTCCTTGAAGGACGTCCGGGCCGCGCTCGGGTCGATGTACTGGCCGCGCGCCACGTCGGCGCGGATGGAGCTGAGCCACTGCTCGGCCAGGCGCTTCTGCCCGTCCTCGAAGGACTTGGACTTCTGCTTGCCGTCAGGTGCGAAGTAGCGCGCCCTGTAGCGCATGCCGGTGCCGTGGCGAGCCGTCTTGGTGCGGACGGTCTTGCCGTTGTCGTTGGTCTCTGTCTTGAACCAACGGTCTTGGATGTGGCCAGCCATGGGGCTGAGTCCTCTCGGTTGGGTGTGCCAGGGAGGCCGGACGGGGGTGTCCGGCGGGCTCTCTGCGGGGGTTCTGGGGGCTGGTCGGTGGGGTGCCTCCCTGCCTCCCTGAGGGGCTGTCTGCGCAGCTCAGGTGGAGGGAGGCGGTCCAGGGAGGCGGTCAGGGAGTTCTCCCTGCCTCCCTGGTGCTTCCCTGGGTTTTCGAGGGGTGGGGGCGGGACCCCTTTACCGGCGCTACCGGGCTGGTCAGGGGCGCTACCGCCCCCGCTACCGGGGCAAAGGGGTAGCTCTACCTGCGGCCCGCTCTCGGACGCTGTGACGGGGAGCTACTGCCTACTGCCCACCGGCTAGTGCCTACTGCCTACTGCCTATGGGCCTGTTCAGGGGCGGTGGGGTGGCTGCTGGAGGGGTTCTACTGCCTAGTGCCCGGTGGGCAGTAGGCAGTAGGCAGTAGCTCTGCGTGGAGGATGCCGGGGGTTCGTCAGGCGGCGTCGCGGGTGGCCTGTTCGCGGATCCAGGCGTGGACGGCGGCGGGGTCGTAGCGGATGTGCCGGCCGACGCGGAATCCGGGCGGGCCGGTGCGCTTCTTGCGCCAGCCGTAGATGGTCTCGATGGGGACGACGAGCATGGAGGCGAGGTCTTCGGGGGTCAGGTACCGGTCGGGGAGTCCGGCGCGGAGGATCGCGCGGGGGTCGTTGTCCGGGCTGTTGGCGGGCATGGGCGGGGTGACTCCTCGTGTCCGTGGCGGGGGTGCTGAGGGTCGGTGCGGTCGCGGTCCTGGAGAGTTGCTGCATCGCAGCGTCCATAGCGCCCCAGCGTCCGAAGGGTCTCTATCCGCGCAGGTCGGACCCGGTTTGCGGTGTGGACGCTGGTGTGGACGCTGCGGACGCCGGCGGGGCTAGCGTCCGCAGGGGCTGACGTGCCCGGGCCGCTGGTGCGCGGCCCGGTCCGGTGGTGATCCGGCGGTGTCAGTGCTGCTCAGGGGTGGTGCGGCCTTGCCCGAGTGATGCCACTTCGGGCCAGAGCGGGTCTTGCGGGCGTGTGGACGCTGCGGGTGGGGTGGGGTCGATGCGGGAGAGGACGAGTAGGCGGTGGCGGTGCCGGTCCTGGCTACGTTGCGTGTCGTCCACGGCCACCCCGATCGACCGCAGGAGCGGGGCGAGCCGTTTGATGCGCCCGCTTGCCCGGGTGGCGTCCTTGGGCCAGCCCTGCGGCCGGAACCCTCCGGGGAGCGGGAGCTGTTCCAGGAGTTGGGCGGCGGTGCCGCTCCAGGTCCCGCACTCCTCCACGAGGGTGGCCACGGCTGTGCCGAAGGGGTCGCCTTCGAGCGCGTCCCCGGCGACGTTCGCGGATGTGGCGAGGTAGGAATCCAGGGTGTGCCACTCCTGGACCTGGTCGACGGCCGCGAGGACCCGGGCGAAGTCGGCCATGCGGGGCATGGAGTCCAACTTGATTCCGGGCAGGACGGCGAGGACGGCCGCCAGGAGGTCGAACAGGGCGCCCAAGACGGCGGGTCGGACTGCCTCGAAGGCGGTGTCGAGTTCCTCTTCGGTGCGGCGTTGGTCTTCTTCGATGAGCTGCAAGTCGAGCATGAGGAGCCGCTCTGCGAGGTCCCCGGCCAGGGCTCCGGCGTCGATGGTGGTCATGGCGAGGACTCGCCGGAAGGAGAGCACGACCACGTCGTCGTCGGTGTAGAGCGCGCGGTCCACGATCCCGTCGCCGGTGACGGCCTTGCACAGGGTGTCGGAGAGCCAGGGTGGGATGGTGCTGATGTTGTCCAGGCACAGGGCCCAGGAGTTGAAGGCCTGAGCCGACCACGCCTTGACGTCCCGGGGCTGGCTCCGCTTGCTGGCGGGGGAAGGGTCGATGAGGTTGACGACCATCTGCGCCGTCTTCGACTTCCCCGTGCCCTGCTCGCCCTTGAAGGTGATCACCGGGTGCGGGATGTAGGGGATCCACGCGGCGATGAGCCAGCCGACGAGCTGGTGGAAGGTGGGTGCGTCCATGTTCAGCAGGGCGTGGAGCTTGGCCAGGCCGTCGCCGTCCAGGACCGGGGCGGGCATGGGCGCCATGGCGCCGGATCGGCGGAACAGGATCGGGGAGCGGTCCACGATGTGCCAGCCGCCGGCCGACACGGTCACCGCCCGGCCGTCCGCGCTGCCCAGGTCCACGACGATGCCGTTCGGGCCGCCTCCCACCCGCAAGTCCACCGGCGCGGGGTCGTCCTTCTCGGCGACTCCCTCCAGGACCATCATGGCGTCCGCCAGCGCGGACTGTGAGGCCACGTCGCCGTCGTAGGTGTCGGCGTACTTGCGGGCGAGACGCTGACGCAGTCCGGCCCGGCCGCGCAGGGGGAGGGCGATGTTCGGCCCGTCGATCGCGACCGCGTACGGGCGGCCGTCGGTCGAGGTGACGAACGTATACCCCTCCCGAGCCAGAGCGACGAGCCTGGACGCTGCCGAAGGCTTCTTCCCCTCCCCGGCTCCCCGGTCGGTCGGGGTCGATCGGTTGGCCTTTCGCGGGACGGTCGGGGGCTGGGGATCGGTGGTCTTGGCGTGGCCGTTCACGGTGTTCACCGTGGTGTTCACGCAGACTCCTTTCGCGGGGTGTGGGCGGGGCCGTGGGGGTCGGAGCACAGTCGGGTGCGGGTCGATCGATCGGCTCGTGACCTGGGGTGGACGGCCTTGCGGTGGTCCTCGTGAACGCGGTGAACGCGCTGGTGAACACCCGACCGTCCACCCGACTCGACGGCCGTCCGGTCGGCCGACTGCCGGGCCAGAGCCAGCCGCGCCAGGACCCGCAAAACGCCCAGCGTGAACACCTCGGTCGAGCGGTGAACATCGACCCGATCCACCCGACTTCCACCCGACTCGACCAGCGGACTCTCCCCATCCGATGGGGTCGACTGGGCGAGGGTGGAAGCCGGGTGGACGCCGGGGTGGACGGCCGGGGCGTCCACCCCGTCCACCGCCCCGATCAGCAGCAGCGCGATCAGCAGGGGGAAGCGGTCGGCCTTGGCGTGATTGCACGGCGGGCAGGCCAGCACGAGGTGGCCGGCCGACCACGTCCGTAGCACCGACACCGGCACGACGTGATCAAGCGTCGCCTCCCGCAGCGAGGCGAACGGGCGCGCGCAGTAGGCGCACCGCTGCCCGTCGCGGCGGGCCAGCTGTTCCTTGCGTTGCCGTCGGCGTGCGGAGTTGAGCGGATGCCCTTTCCTCATGCCGCCCGCTCCATGTCCGCGGCACCCAGAGCGCGCAGCACGGGGGCGCACACGGTCGCTCCCATGACCCGCTCCCGGCTGACCCCCAGCCTCTTGGCGATGTCCCGCGTGGGCACCTCCGGGCTCAGGAGCAGCGCACCCCGGGCCACGTCGTCCAGTCGCAGGAGAACCTCCCGCTGCGCCGCGCTTCGTGCCGCCAGCGCGCGCTGCTCCCACTCCGGCAGTGACTCCATGTCCACCGGGGAGCAGGACAGCTCGGGGTTGTCGATCTGAAGCAGCAGGATCGCCGTTTTCGCGAGCCGGTCAGCGGTGGACGCGCTGCACCCCAGACGCTCGCCCATCGCCGTGTGGGGCATGCCGTCCAGCTTCAGCAGCAGCGCTTCCCGCTCTCGCTCCGGAAGCGCGGCCACCATCCTGGCCAGGTAATCCGGCAGGTCAACCCAGGCACACTGGTTGGGCAGCAGCGGGCACAGCGTGTTGCACGTGGCGGGCTCCGTCCAGTCCACCACCGTCTCCGAGGACCGCATCAGCGCGAAGTGCTCCGCAATCTCGCGCTTCACCCGGACGAACAGGACCTTGCGGATCTCCGTCTCGGACCACTCCGGGTGCCCCAGCACATCCGTCGCTCCGCTGCGGGCCACCCGCACCCACATGGACTGAACGACGTCCTCTGCCAGTGCCCATGCCTCGCCGTTCCCCATCCGGGTACCGCACAGCCGGGAGTAGGCGAACCGCACCAAGCGGTCCCCGTAGGCATCGAACAACACGGCCAGCCGGTCGGACTGCTCGGCCGTCAGCGGAATGATCTCGCCGTTCTCCAAGCGTCGCCCCCCGGGGCCGTTGCCCGTGGCAGTTCCAGAGATCCGACTCCTACGCTTTGCGACAGTTCCAGGCATGATGGGTCTACCCCTTCAAGGGTCGGGGAGCGGCTGACTGCTTGGCGGTAGGGAGCCGCTCCCTGCTTCGCCCTGGGCCTCTGGCCAGGGATTTTGCATCCAACAGCACCCCATGACAGGGCCTTGCGGCCTCCGATCGGATCGATCGGCGGGCACATCCCTAAGGTTCCCTAGGGCACCCTAGGGTGTCAAGCGGTACGCTAGGGAAGTAGCCCATTGAGACAGGGGAGTTGACGGGATGCCGGACCAGGCCGACAACCGGGCGCCGTACGCGCAGATCGCCGCCCACTACACGGAGCTGATCGCATCGGGGCAGCTCCAGCCGGGCGAACTGCTGCCGAGTATCAAGAACCTCGCGCAGGAGTGGAGCGTCAGCTCGGCGACCGCCGAGAAGGCGCTGAGGAAGCTGCGCAGCGACGGGCTCGTCAGGGGCATCCACGGAATCGGCACCGAGGTCTTGGACCGTCCCGCGCCGATGTCCTCAGGCTCTCAGCGCCAGGACCGGGGACGCCACAGCGGGTCGAGCTGGGGGGCCGGAGAACGGTCCGACTCCCACGAAGCATCGGTGGTGTCGGCGCCGGCGGACGTCGCTCAGGCGCTGGACATCAAGCCCGGCTCGGAGGTGATCCGGCGGCGCCGTGTCTATCGCGACCGGCACGGCATCGTCGCCCACTCGACGTCATGGATCCCTGCTCAGTTCGGGAAGGCGATTCCGCAGCTTGCGATGAGCGAGCGGCTGACCGGCGGAACGTCGCTCCAGCTCATCGCGCAGATCACCGGCAAGCCGATCACCCACCGAATTGACACCGTTGCGGCGCGGCTGCTGACGTCGGAGGACGCGGAACTCCTGGAGCTGGACAGCGCCAAGCCCCCGCGTGAGCCGGTAGTCGTGATGATGGCCAAGTTCGTCAACAGCGCGGGCGACGTCGTGGAGTACGGAGTCGACCTCGGCAGCCCGGGACGGACCTGGCAGACGGAATCGGAAGTTACCCAGTGACGGCCGCCGACGGGGCGGTCCGGCCGCTCTGCGTGCTGATGGCTGGACTGCCGGGCTCAGGGAAGACCACCCTGTCCCGCGCGCTGACGGACCGCGGCTTCGTCAGGCTCTGCCCTGATGAGGAGATGTTCCGTCGGCACGGCGTGTACGGCGTGGATTTCCCCCGAGGCACCTTCCCGACCCTTGAGCGCCCGATCCTCGAAGAGATCTCGGTAGAGCTTCAGGCGCACCTCCGCGCCGGGGACAACGTGGTGGTCGACCACGGCTTCTGGACCCCGGATGACCGCGCTCGGTGGCACGGTGCTGCGACGGATGCCGGCGCTGCCTCGGTGCTGGTGTACCTGGAGGCAAGTCACGAGGAGCTCTGGGAGCGCGTGAGTAGGCGGAACGCTAGGCACGAAGCGGATCCGAACTCGATCTACTTCTCCGAGAGCGATCTGACCCGCTACCGCGCGCGCTTCGTGGCGCCGCAGCCAGACGAGCCCCACCTCGTCTATCGGGGAGACGCTGGCCCCTTGTTGAAGGCGCTGGAAGAGGCTGCGCAGGGCGACCTCGCCAACCCGCGGACGCTGGGACAGGAGAAACCTGGTTTCCTGCCCGGCTAGCGCGTTGTGATGAGCCCCGAAGCCCCGATTTCCGGTCGGATGCCGGGGTTTCGCCTATCCCTTGCTAGTCGCTAGTTCCCAGGCCAGAGGCCCTCCAAGTTGCTAGGACTGGTGCTAGACCTAGCGCCACCTGTTGCTAGACCTAGCACCTGTTTCCAGGGCTCTGCGAGCGAGAGAAGGAGCTAGAAGGAGCGGCCTTCGGCCGCCGACTCCTGGCAGCTCGCTGCGCTCGCGCTCGCCGCTCAGTGGGGCATGGCCGTGTGGGCGACTGGCAGGACGTCATGGGTGTGACGCCCCGCGTCACGCCTCGTGGCGCGTGACGGCCTGGCTGGCCTCGGTGCCCTGGACCTGCGTGACTCTGGCGTCACGGCTACCGTGACGCCCGTGACGCCGAGCCCCCTTTCGATGCGCCGTGGGGCGGTTACCGGTTACCGGTTACAGGTCGCGTGGACGCCGGTTCGCGCTGTTCAGGGCGGGGAGGGGCGGTGTCGTCGGCCTGTAACCGGTAACCGGTAACCGGTAACCGCGTCCGATGTGTTTGACCGTTTTGATCTCCCTGCCGTCGCCCGCTGGCAGCCGTGTGGAAGAGACCACCTGGCCGCGCCTTGGTGGCCTCTTCGTCTCGCTGCCGCGCCGAGTGGGTGGCGTAGCGTCCGCAGGGGCTTTCCCTCGGGGCAGCTTTGACCTGCGGTGATGCTCTTAGTCGGGGGTGAGTGCTGCGGACG
Protein-coding sequences here:
- a CDS encoding AAA family ATPase — translated: MTAADGAVRPLCVLMAGLPGSGKTTLSRALTDRGFVRLCPDEEMFRRHGVYGVDFPRGTFPTLERPILEEISVELQAHLRAGDNVVVDHGFWTPDDRARWHGAATDAGAASVLVYLEASHEELWERVSRRNARHEADPNSIYFSESDLTRYRARFVAPQPDEPHLVYRGDAGPLLKALEEAAQGDLANPRTLGQEKPGFLPG
- a CDS encoding phosphoglyceromutase; this translates as MADAPYKLILLRHGESDWNAKNLFTGWVDVNLTEKGEKEAVRGGELLKDAGLLPDVLHTSLQKRAIRTAQLALEAADRHWIPVHRSWRLNERHYGALQGKDKAQTLAEFGEEQFMLWRRSYDTPPPVLEDGTEFSQSADPRYASIPNELRPRTECLKDVVERMLPYWYDGIVPDLLAGRTVLVAAHGNSLRGLVKHLDGISDADITGLNIPTGIPLVYELDADFKPLNPGGTYLDPDAAAAAIEAVKNQGKKK
- a CDS encoding tyrosine-type recombinase/integrase, giving the protein MAGHIQDRWFKTETNDNGKTVRTKTARHGTGMRYRARYFAPDGKQKSKSFEDGQKRLAEQWLSSIRADVARGQYIDPSAARTSFKEFAEKWLASQSGDPNTRASMTSQLKLHAFPRIGDRPLGSFQPSHIREFVTQLEASGMSGSYARVIFSNVRAVLSAAVEDGCLPRNPCNSRTVALPEMGARRVVPWQPERVFAMRGALVERFQPMVDVGAGCGLRQGEILGLSVEELDFDNGTLHVVHQLKQSLSVPVFAPPKGGKLRDVPLPEPVADALKAHMKLFPPVEITLPWMRAGGQPVTKRLIFTGPQGGHLWRTSVNEDHWKPALAKVGVIPAAKSREHASAREHGMHALRHFYASVLLDVGESIKAVSEYLGHSDPGLTLKVYAHLMPSSRDRAREALGRALRPDGPPR
- a CDS encoding sigma-70 family RNA polymerase sigma factor — protein: MENGEIIPLTAEQSDRLAVLFDAYGDRLVRFAYSRLCGTRMGNGEAWALAEDVVQSMWVRVARSGATDVLGHPEWSETEIRKVLFVRVKREIAEHFALMRSSETVVDWTEPATCNTLCPLLPNQCAWVDLPDYLARMVAALPEREREALLLKLDGMPHTAMGERLGCSASTADRLAKTAILLLQIDNPELSCSPVDMESLPEWEQRALAARSAAQREVLLRLDDVARGALLLSPEVPTRDIAKRLGVSRERVMGATVCAPVLRALGAADMERAA
- a CDS encoding MDR family MFS transporter, with amino-acid sequence MSAARLAQVVRESVSGLPRAFWWLWASTLVNRLGSFVVTFMALYLTLDRGYSASFAGLVVALHGLGGVVSSLVAGVMTDRLGRRPTLLAAQASTAFSVALLGFMEHPAAIAAVALLVGMTSNASRPAVAAMMADIVRPEDRVRAFALNYWALNLGFAVSATTAGLIAEYSYLAGFLGEAALTLVCAVLVFVKLPESRPDRPARPKDASAAGEEPAISLGTVLRDGRFMGVVGLSFLISLIFTQGSVGLPVAMGSAGFSPRDFGLVLAVNGLLIVLLQIPVTAFIERRDPQKLLVISALLAGYGFALTAFAGPLWTYALTVCVWTLAEIVNSPTQMGLVVRLSPVHGRGRYQGVYNLSWAVAALVAPLMAGFLIDRFGSDWLWGATAVLGTVAAAGYWLLMRGLSEGDRGTTPAAAADGATAPTDEALPAAPAAPAPATDTVPAS
- a CDS encoding helix-turn-helix domain-containing protein, which gives rise to MPANSPDNDPRAILRAGLPDRYLTPEDLASMLVVPIETIYGWRKKRTGPPGFRVGRHIRYDPAAVHAWIREQATRDAA
- a CDS encoding HNH endonuclease: MRKGHPLNSARRRQRKEQLARRDGQRCAYCARPFASLREATLDHVVPVSVLRTWSAGHLVLACPPCNHAKADRFPLLIALLLIGAVDGVDAPAVHPGVHPASTLAQSTPSDGESPLVESGGSRVDRVDVHRSTEVFTLGVLRVLARLALARQSADRTAVESGGRSGVHQRVHRVHEDHRKAVHPRSRADRSTRTRLCSDPHGPAHTPRKESA
- a CDS encoding DUF4396 domain-containing protein, coding for MSGTTAEALMYAWFALALLSTGYVAHDAFTKNPELTVMKWGWVLVTLYIGPVGAALYVLSCKEPRPGTHERFVAPLWKQALGSTIHCVAGDATGIMVAAVVASLLGLPPWADALFEYAVGFGFGLLVFQALFMRDMLGGSYVRAVRSTVYAEWLSMNCVMGAMVAVNVIVRSQVPGARDAGDVRFWATFSLAVLAGLAFAYPVNVWLVANHLKHGMGTVRALGEGGEPLPAAAAHADASGMAVPEAEVTAEQKTAMAVLTVLFLAAGVLLAAIFGHLS
- a CDS encoding ATP-binding protein, which translates into the protein MNTTVNTVNGHAKTTDPQPPTVPRKANRSTPTDRGAGEGKKPSAASRLVALAREGYTFVTSTDGRPYAVAIDGPNIALPLRGRAGLRQRLARKYADTYDGDVASQSALADAMMVLEGVAEKDDPAPVDLRVGGGPNGIVVDLGSADGRAVTVSAGGWHIVDRSPILFRRSGAMAPMPAPVLDGDGLAKLHALLNMDAPTFHQLVGWLIAAWIPYIPHPVITFKGEQGTGKSKTAQMVVNLIDPSPASKRSQPRDVKAWSAQAFNSWALCLDNISTIPPWLSDTLCKAVTGDGIVDRALYTDDDVVVLSFRRVLAMTTIDAGALAGDLAERLLMLDLQLIEEDQRRTEEELDTAFEAVRPAVLGALFDLLAAVLAVLPGIKLDSMPRMADFARVLAAVDQVQEWHTLDSYLATSANVAGDALEGDPFGTAVATLVEECGTWSGTAAQLLEQLPLPGGFRPQGWPKDATRASGRIKRLAPLLRSIGVAVDDTQRSQDRHRHRLLVLSRIDPTPPAASTRPQDPLWPEVASLGQGRTTPEQH
- a CDS encoding YbjN domain-containing protein, with product MADTAEIIESALTGAELSWESPEPGSYVVQLPGTRKLSTTCSLKVGRHSLSVNAFVIRHPDENEAGVHRWLLERNLKLYGMAYAVDRLGDIYLTARLPLSVVDPEELDRLLGTVLEAADGSFNTLLELGFASAIRREYEWRVARGEPTFNLDAFKHLTRPQGEPGRPGEPADGPGTPIG
- a CDS encoding GntR family transcriptional regulator; protein product: MPDQADNRAPYAQIAAHYTELIASGQLQPGELLPSIKNLAQEWSVSSATAEKALRKLRSDGLVRGIHGIGTEVLDRPAPMSSGSQRQDRGRHSGSSWGAGERSDSHEASVVSAPADVAQALDIKPGSEVIRRRRVYRDRHGIVAHSTSWIPAQFGKAIPQLAMSERLTGGTSLQLIAQITGKPITHRIDTVAARLLTSEDAELLELDSAKPPREPVVVMMAKFVNSAGDVVEYGVDLGSPGRTWQTESEVTQ